The Caldibacillus debilis DSM 16016 genome includes a window with the following:
- a CDS encoding YhcN/YlaJ family sporulation lipoprotein produces the protein MKTFISLCLICAFLCGCNKSAGHPGVYERNGTTVDVNDQRPDLYNYVDTGNGERMDDFGFVRHVKSPVAGQNPANKPVFINREKLADMISRLVVSLPDVTDCSTLVTSKEALVAYTTGSRDRRRVAEQVKRTAMSVVPRQYEVYVTDDPSLRKEIENFAGLDSDSGGIDKVLNLTIQRMIDSTPQGTEPPAGGG, from the coding sequence ATGAAAACTTTCATTTCCCTCTGCCTGATTTGCGCGTTCCTGTGCGGATGCAACAAAAGTGCCGGACATCCCGGCGTGTACGAAAGAAACGGGACCACGGTCGACGTGAACGACCAAAGGCCGGATCTGTACAATTACGTCGATACCGGAAACGGGGAACGGATGGATGACTTCGGATTCGTCCGGCACGTGAAAAGCCCTGTCGCCGGTCAAAACCCGGCCAACAAGCCGGTGTTCATCAACCGGGAGAAGTTGGCCGACATGATCAGCCGCCTCGTGGTGTCCCTCCCGGACGTAACGGATTGCAGCACTTTGGTCACGAGCAAGGAAGCGTTGGTCGCCTATACGACCGGCTCCCGCGACCGGCGGCGGGTGGCCGAACAGGTGAAGCGGACGGCCATGTCCGTCGTGCCGCGGCAGTACGAGGTTTATGTGACGGACGATCCTTCGTTGCGCAAGGAAATCGAAAATTTCGCCGGCTTGGACTCGGACAGCGGAGGAATCGATAAGGTTTTGAACCTTACCATTCAACGGATGATCGATTCCACGCCGCAGGGAACGGAACCGCCAGCGGGGGGCGGATGA
- a CDS encoding YutD family protein, translated as MKLLSIHNVYYELVEERKNGFNEQAFRDRFSDILLRYDYIVGDWGYGQLRLKGFFDDNNQKATYDTKISTLTEYLYEYCNFGCPYFVLKKVEK; from the coding sequence ATGAAATTGTTAAGCATTCATAATGTTTATTACGAATTGGTGGAGGAAAGAAAAAACGGATTCAATGAGCAGGCATTCCGCGACCGTTTCAGCGATATTTTGCTCCGTTATGATTATATTGTCGGCGACTGGGGTTACGGCCAGCTCCGGCTGAAAGGCTTTTTTGACGACAACAACCAGAAGGCGACCTATGATACGAAGATCAGCACCTTGACGGAATATTTATACGAATACTGCAATTTTGGCTGTCCCTATTTCGTATTAAAAAAGGTGGAAAAATAA
- a CDS encoding DUF86 domain-containing protein, with product MYFVDRKKIEETLLYMEKQLETLSSIRSPDKEIEKAALERIVLTLIDSFLDAGNALIDGFIMRDPGSYNDIVDILADEKVITKKMAEDFKSVIPMRKTIMQEYLAIDHGQMHRMIRQAAPSFAAFPDRVRDYLKHGSGPVSAFKNE from the coding sequence TTGTACTTTGTTGACCGCAAAAAAATTGAAGAAACCCTGTTATACATGGAAAAACAATTGGAGACGCTGTCTTCCATCCGATCTCCGGATAAGGAGATCGAGAAAGCGGCCTTGGAGAGGATTGTGTTGACATTGATCGATTCCTTTCTGGATGCGGGCAACGCCCTGATCGACGGCTTCATCATGCGGGATCCGGGAAGTTATAACGACATTGTTGATATTTTGGCGGATGAGAAAGTGATTACCAAGAAGATGGCGGAAGATTTCAAATCGGTCATTCCGATGCGAAAGACGATCATGCAGGAGTATTTGGCCATCGACCATGGCCAGATGCACAGGATGATCCGCCAGGCGGCGCCGTCTTTTGCCGCTTTTCCGGACCGGGTCAGGGATTATTTGAAACATGGGTCTGGACCGGTTTCCGCATTTAAAAACGAATAA
- a CDS encoding TIGR01457 family HAD-type hydrolase has product MKRYRGYLIDLDGTMYRGEERIDAAVRFVRRLAEEKIPYLFVTNNSTKPPEQVAEKLNRFGIPATKDSVFTTSMATANYIYQWKKDAKIYFIGEEGLKLALMEKGFAFAGEDAECVVVGLDRQVTYEKFAVACLAIRNGARFISTNGDIALPTERGLMPGNGALTALVRVSTGTEPVFIGKPEPIIVEQALQVLGTKKEETLLVGDNYATDILAGIRAGIDTLLVFSGVTKKEDLQKVEQMPTYAVDSLDEWTVL; this is encoded by the coding sequence ATGAAAAGATATCGCGGTTATTTAATCGACCTGGACGGAACGATGTACAGGGGAGAGGAACGGATCGATGCGGCCGTCCGGTTTGTCCGGCGGCTGGCCGAGGAAAAAATCCCGTATTTGTTCGTCACCAATAATTCCACAAAACCGCCCGAACAAGTGGCCGAAAAGCTGAACCGATTCGGCATTCCGGCGACGAAGGATTCGGTTTTCACCACAAGCATGGCCACGGCCAATTACATTTACCAATGGAAGAAGGATGCGAAGATTTATTTTATCGGGGAAGAGGGGCTGAAGCTGGCCCTGATGGAAAAAGGATTCGCCTTTGCCGGGGAGGACGCCGAATGCGTCGTCGTCGGCTTGGACCGGCAAGTGACCTATGAAAAATTTGCCGTCGCCTGCTTGGCGATCCGGAACGGCGCCCGGTTCATTTCAACCAACGGCGACATCGCGCTGCCGACGGAACGGGGACTGATGCCGGGCAACGGCGCTTTGACAGCCCTCGTCCGCGTCTCCACCGGGACGGAACCGGTATTTATCGGCAAGCCGGAACCGATCATCGTCGAACAGGCGCTGCAAGTATTGGGCACAAAAAAAGAGGAGACGCTGCTCGTCGGCGACAACTACGCCACCGACATCCTGGCCGGAATCCGGGCGGGCATCGATACGCTGCTGGTTTTTTCCGGCGTCACGAAAAAAGAAGATTTGCAAAAGGTGGAGCAAATGCCGACTTACGCCGTCGATTCCTTGGACGAATGGACGGTTCTTTGA
- a CDS encoding phosphatidylglycerophosphatase A family protein, translating to MSEQKFMPLKENRAKQLLKERGVTVDDIAELVYFLQKSYHPDLKIKECKENVEAVLEKREVQNAVLTGIQLDVLAEKGLLDEPLQTMIKMDEGLYGVDEILAFSIVNVYGSIGFTNYGYIDKVKPGILKKLNDKRNGDVNTFLDDIVGAIAAAASSRLAHRSVGAE from the coding sequence ATGTCCGAACAAAAATTCATGCCGTTAAAGGAAAATAGAGCAAAACAATTGCTGAAGGAACGGGGAGTAACCGTCGATGACATCGCCGAACTGGTGTATTTTTTGCAAAAAAGCTATCATCCCGACTTGAAAATCAAAGAATGCAAAGAAAACGTGGAAGCGGTATTGGAAAAACGGGAAGTGCAAAACGCCGTTTTGACCGGAATCCAGTTGGACGTATTGGCGGAAAAGGGGCTGCTCGATGAACCGCTGCAGACGATGATCAAAATGGATGAGGGCCTTTACGGCGTAGACGAGATCCTGGCCTTCTCAATCGTCAATGTCTACGGTTCCATCGGCTTCACCAACTACGGTTATATCGACAAAGTCAAACCGGGAATCTTAAAAAAATTAAACGACAAAAGGAACGGCGATGTGAACACCTTTTTGGACGACATTGTCGGGGCCATCGCCGCCGCCGCATCCAGCCGGCTGGCTCACCGTTCCGTGGGCGCCGAATGA